From Microcystis aeruginosa NIES-2549, a single genomic window includes:
- a CDS encoding calcium-binding protein, which yields MSSITTITTATSYTTGFSLAVGDYLFVQNLLAAKPFLAVSMVQSTAVPGLNLTAMGGGFWRLRNGTTNDVNGTLSAYRQPFSYEFLLPAGTDTYVSSPYTTATHILQIDTTRITKANKTGTFSIGLPSGLVLSDHYSISGGGGDDTLTGRNGNDTLDGGDGNDVLSGLSNDDNLLGAQGDDSLFGGDGNDNLDGGDGNDSLDGGNGDDSLFGGDGDDILDGGDGNDALDGGQGGDTFQITSGSDTISDLGIGPDVLVVSAGATVTASLTAPWTASSLTSNNGNATISTGGVSLDLSAAGGSSGWTVNISISGANITGSANADTITGGGGGDGLTGNNGNDSLVGGGGNDTLTGGGGNDTLTGGTGTDRFIFNSPSEGIDTITDFTIAAGSNQDSIRVSASGFGGGLTGSAGGTVLPTAQFLSGSGATSAATAAQRFIYNTNNGGLWFDVDGVGGTASVQIATLTGSPALTAARITVIA from the coding sequence ATGTCTTCCATCACCACTATCACTACTGCTACTTCCTACACCACTGGTTTTAGTCTCGCTGTTGGTGACTATCTCTTCGTTCAGAATTTATTGGCTGCCAAGCCTTTTCTCGCTGTGTCTATGGTGCAGTCGACTGCTGTACCCGGACTTAATCTCACTGCCATGGGCGGTGGCTTTTGGAGGTTACGCAACGGAACGACCAATGATGTTAACGGAACGCTTTCCGCGTACCGACAACCCTTTTCTTATGAGTTTCTTCTGCCAGCAGGTACTGATACCTATGTTTCAAGTCCTTATACGACCGCCACTCATATACTACAAATCGACACTACCAGAATCACAAAAGCCAACAAGACCGGAACATTTTCGATAGGTCTCCCCAGTGGACTAGTCCTCAGCGATCACTATAGCATTTCAGGTGGCGGTGGAGACGATACCCTAACTGGTCGCAATGGAAACGATACCCTAGATGGTGGGGATGGAAACGATGTCCTGTCGGGTCTCTCTAATGACGATAACCTGTTGGGTGCTCAAGGAGACGATAGCCTGTTCGGTGGCGATGGGAACGATAACCTAGACGGTGGCGATGGGAACGATAGCCTGGACGGTGGCAATGGGGACGATAGCCTGTTCGGTGGCGATGGGGACGATATCCTGGACGGTGGAGACGGAAACGATGCCCTGGACGGTGGCCAAGGAGGCGATACCTTCCAAATCACCTCAGGCAGCGACACAATTTCGGATCTTGGTATCGGCCCCGATGTGTTGGTTGTTTCTGCCGGCGCAACGGTGACTGCAAGCTTGACGGCACCATGGACAGCGTCTTCATTGACTAGCAATAACGGCAATGCAACCATCAGTACGGGGGGTGTTTCCCTCGACCTAAGTGCAGCGGGCGGTTCATCGGGATGGACGGTCAACATTAGCATTAGTGGTGCCAATATCACTGGCTCCGCTAATGCAGACACCATCACTGGTGGGGGTGGAGGCGATGGCCTCACTGGTAACAATGGAAACGATAGCCTGGTTGGTGGGGGTGGAAACGATACCCTCACTGGTGGGGGTGGAAACGATACCCTCACTGGTGGTACTGGTACTGACCGTTTTATTTTCAATAGTCCTAGCGAAGGCATTGACACCATCACCGATTTTACCATCGCCGCCGGCAGCAATCAGGATTCCATCCGAGTTTCTGCCAGTGGTTTCGGTGGTGGACTGACTGGCTCTGCCGGAGGAACTGTTTTGCCTACTGCACAATTTCTCTCCGGTTCGGGAGCTACTAGCGCTGCTACTGCAGCTCAGAGATTCATCTATAACACCAATAATGGTGGTTTATGGTTTGACGTCGATGGTGTTGGTGGCACTGCTTCGGTTCAAATCGCAACCCTTACCGGTTCGCCGGCCCTAACTGCAGCCAGGATTACGGTTATTGCCTAA